One Drosophila santomea strain STO CAGO 1482 chromosome X, Prin_Dsan_1.1, whole genome shotgun sequence DNA segment encodes these proteins:
- the LOC120456199 gene encoding protein singed yields the protein MNGQGCELGHSNGDIISQNQQKGWWTIGLINGQHKYMTAETFGFKLNANGASLKKKQLWTLEPSNTGESIIYLRSHLNKYLSVDQFGNVLCESEERDAGSRFQISISEDGSGRWALKNESRGYFLGGTPDKLVCTAKTPGASEFWTVHLAARPQVNLRSIGRKRFAHLSESQDEIHVDANIPWGEDTLFTLEFRAEEGGRYALHTCNNKYLNANGKLQVVCNEDCLFSAEYHGGHLALRDRQGQYLSPIGSKAVLKSRSSSVTRDELFSLEDSLPQASFIAGLNLRYVSVKQGVDVTANQDEVGENETFQLEYDWSAHRWALRTTQDRYWCLSAGGGIQATGNRRCADALFELIWHGDGSLSFRANNGKFLATKRSGHLFATSESIEEIAKFYFYLINRPILVLKCEQGFVGYRTPGNLKLECNKATYETILVERAQKGLVHLKAHSGKYWRIEGESISVDADAPSDGFFLELREPTRICIRSQLGKYLGATKNGAFKLLDDGTDSATQWEF from the exons ATGAACGGCCAGGGCTGCGAGCTGGGCCACAGCAACGGGGACATCATCTCACAGAACCAACAGAAGGGATGGTGGACCATCGGCCTGATCAATGGCCAGCACAAGTACATGACCGCGGAGACCTTTGGGTTCAAGCTCAACGCCAATGGCGCCAGTCTGAAGAAGAAGCAGCTGTGGACGCTGGAACCCTCGAACACCGGCGAAA GTATTATCTACTTACGATCTCATCTGAACAAGTACCTTTCGGTCGATCAGTTTGGCAACGTGCTGTGCGAGAGCGAGGAGCGGGACGCGGGCAGCCGCTTCCAGATCAGCATCAGCGAGGATGGCAGCGGCCGTTGGGCGCTGAAGAACGAGTCGCGCGGCTACTTCCTGGGCGGCACTCCGGACAAACTGGTCTGCACGGCCAAGACGCCCGGGGCCAGTGAGTTCTGGACGGTCCATTTGGCTGCCCGGCCGCAGGTGAATCTGCGCTCCATCGGACGCAAACGGTTCGCCCATCTGTCGGAGTCGCAGGACGAGATCCATGTGGACGCCAATATTCCGTGGGGCGAGGATACGCTCTTTACGCTGGAGTTCCGTGCCGAGGAGGGCGGTCGCTATGCTCTGCACACGTGCAACAACAA ATATCTGAACGCCAATGGAAAATTGCAGGTGGTTTGCAACGAGGATTGCCTGTTCAGCGCCGAATATCATGGTGGCCATCTGGCGCTGCGCGATCGTCAGGGTCAGTACTTGTCGCCGATTGGCTCCAAGGCGGTGTTGAAGTCGCGCTCGTCGTCGGTGACGCGGGATGAGCTCTTCTCGCTGGAGGATTCGCTGCCCCAGGCCTCCTTTATAGCCGGACTCAATTTGCGATATGTGAGCGTGAAGCAGGGCGTCGATGTGACGGCCAACCAGGACGAGGTGGGCGAGAACGAGACGTTCCAGCTGGAGTACGACTGGTCGGCGCACCGTTGGGCCCTTCGCACCACCCAGGATCGCTACTGGTGTCTCTCGGCGGGTGGTGGCATCCAGGCCACCGGAAATCGTCGCTGTGCCGACGCTCTCTTCGAGCTAATCTGGCACGGCGACGGCTCGCTTTCGTTCCGGGCCAACAACGGCAAGTTCTTGGCCACCAAGCGCTCTGGCCATCTGTTCGCCACGTCGGAGTCGATCGAGGAGATAGCCAAGTTCTATTTCTACTTGATCAATAG ACCAATTCTGGTACTGAAGTGCGAGCAGGGATTCGTGGGCTATCGCACGCCCGGCAACCTGAAGCTCGAGTGCAATAAGGCCACCTACGAGACCATCCTGGTGGAGCGGGCCCAGAAGGGCCTGGTGCATCTGAAGGCGCACAGCGGCAAGTACTGGCGCATCGAGGGCGAAAGCATCTCGGTGGATGCCGATGCGCCCAGCGATGGATTCTTCCTGGAGCTTCGTGAACCGACCAGGATCTGCATAAG ATCGCAGCTGGGCAAGTACCTGGGCGCTACGAAGAACGGGGCGTTCAAGCTGCTGGATGATGGCACCGATTCGGCCACACAGTGGGAGTTCTAG